A DNA window from Pseudomonas sp. B21-056 contains the following coding sequences:
- a CDS encoding class I SAM-dependent methyltransferase, translating into MKEQNAYQVADWNGQSGEYWVANQARLDAMMAVFGQAAIEAAAPATGERVLDVGCGAGASSLALAARVGAGGQVLGVDISEPLIGRARTLAPQHTPALFQVADASCAELPEGAFDILFSRFGVMFFDDPTGAFAHMRRALRPGGRVAFVCWRGVAENDWVRLPMVAIKDIVPLPAPPGPEAPGPFSFGDRGRVTRILTAAGFTDIAIAPFDASITFGKGEMRDAAIDDAVKMAFEGGPLSLVLADQPDDIRTRAWAAVRAAFAGLPGERSVMIDGAAWIVMARNPAN; encoded by the coding sequence ATGAAAGAGCAAAATGCCTATCAGGTCGCCGACTGGAATGGCCAAAGCGGGGAGTACTGGGTCGCCAACCAGGCTCGGCTCGACGCCATGATGGCGGTGTTCGGCCAGGCCGCGATCGAAGCCGCCGCGCCCGCCACGGGCGAACGCGTGCTGGACGTCGGCTGCGGCGCGGGCGCGTCGAGTCTGGCTCTGGCCGCCCGCGTCGGCGCGGGCGGCCAAGTGCTGGGCGTGGACATATCCGAACCGCTGATCGGCCGAGCGCGCACGCTAGCGCCGCAGCATACGCCGGCCCTGTTCCAGGTGGCCGACGCCAGCTGCGCCGAGTTGCCCGAGGGCGCGTTCGACATCCTGTTCTCGCGTTTCGGGGTGATGTTCTTCGACGATCCGACAGGCGCGTTTGCTCATATGCGACGCGCGCTCCGGCCGGGCGGGCGGGTCGCTTTCGTCTGCTGGCGCGGCGTGGCCGAGAACGATTGGGTACGCCTGCCGATGGTCGCGATCAAGGACATCGTCCCGCTGCCCGCGCCGCCCGGTCCCGAAGCGCCCGGCCCATTCTCGTTCGGCGACCGGGGGCGCGTGACACGTATCCTGACAGCGGCCGGCTTCACCGATATCGCTATCGCGCCCTTCGATGCCTCCATCACGTTCGGCAAGGGCGAGATGCGGGACGCGGCGATCGACGATGCGGTGAAAATGGCGTTCGAGGGCGGCCCGCTGTCGCTTGTGCTCGCTGATCAGCCCGACGACATCCGCACCCGCGCCTGGGCCGCGGTTCGTGCCGCCTTCGCGGGCCTCCCCGGCGAGCGGTCGGTGATGATCGACGGCGCGGCGTGGATTGTCATGGCACGCAATCCGGCAAACTGA
- a CDS encoding FAD-dependent oxidoreductase encodes MERRKFLQAGGLILVANVLSACGGGRFIATERTQARYGSNHFSLPAPIAPIRASPDRIIAVGVGIRPFRAQGPRIESERLGSKTLIHNYGHGGSGWSLSWGAAALAVAQAKMTGRRTLAVIGCGAIGLTTAVLALRSGFSVRIYTKDLMPQTHSFQASGVWTPDSRICAIEQATPQFKRSWEMMARTSFSHFQTLVGLPGDPIKWHDGYSLANTQIPAPADEHKDSEPEYADLRPLIRDLLPVPVALRPQEHPFAQEARFYRQMGLNINAYSRLLLDDYLRGGGKMELRQFYDPGEFSGLPEDIIVNATGYGARALLGDESIIAVRGQTARLIPQPEVTYGISYRGENLFVAPRGDGILVQAHAKGDFGNPDTTPDPIVSEAAVRRLAALFPS; translated from the coding sequence ATGGAGCGGCGAAAGTTTCTGCAGGCCGGCGGCTTGATCCTGGTCGCCAATGTTCTTTCAGCGTGTGGGGGCGGGCGGTTTATCGCAACCGAACGCACTCAGGCTCGTTACGGCTCCAATCATTTCTCTCTCCCCGCGCCGATCGCGCCTATCCGGGCCAGCCCGGATCGCATCATTGCCGTCGGTGTTGGCATACGGCCATTTCGTGCCCAGGGGCCGCGCATCGAGTCGGAGCGTTTGGGCAGCAAGACCCTCATTCACAACTACGGGCACGGGGGTAGTGGTTGGTCGCTTTCGTGGGGCGCCGCGGCGTTGGCGGTGGCGCAGGCGAAGATGACCGGTCGGCGCACATTGGCCGTCATCGGGTGTGGTGCAATCGGGCTGACCACCGCGGTGCTTGCACTGCGCTCCGGCTTCAGCGTTCGCATCTATACCAAGGACCTCATGCCACAGACGCATTCCTTCCAGGCCAGCGGCGTGTGGACGCCGGATTCGCGGATATGCGCCATCGAGCAGGCAACACCGCAATTCAAACGGAGCTGGGAGATGATGGCGCGTACATCGTTCAGTCATTTCCAGACACTGGTGGGTTTGCCGGGCGATCCGATCAAGTGGCATGACGGCTATTCGCTGGCGAATACGCAGATTCCAGCCCCGGCGGATGAGCACAAGGATAGCGAGCCGGAGTATGCCGACCTGAGACCCCTGATCCGCGACTTGTTGCCCGTGCCTGTTGCGTTACGACCCCAAGAGCACCCATTTGCACAGGAGGCTCGTTTTTACCGGCAGATGGGCCTCAATATCAATGCCTATTCGCGGCTCCTGCTGGACGACTACTTACGTGGCGGCGGCAAAATGGAGCTCCGCCAGTTCTACGATCCGGGGGAGTTTTCCGGGCTGCCCGAGGACATCATCGTCAATGCCACAGGTTATGGCGCGCGAGCCCTGTTAGGCGATGAGTCCATTATTGCGGTGCGCGGACAGACCGCGCGGCTGATTCCCCAGCCTGAGGTCACCTATGGCATTTCATATCGTGGCGAAAATCTGTTCGTTGCGCCGCGCGGGGACGGCATTTTGGTACAGGCCCATGCCAAGGGTGATTTTGGCAACCCTGATACCACCCCCGATCCAATAGTTTCCGAGGCTGCCGTTAGACGGCTCGCTGCGCTTTTTCCGAGTTAG
- a CDS encoding TetR/AcrR family transcriptional regulator — protein MTESNSTTRRADILDAAGMVFLRYGFKKTSMDDLARAAGLSRQGLYLHFPNKEALFEAMVVRSMGELKRNAQEALAQADVGIADRLLNAFQAMHGGAVGSDALDELIATTAAMVGPMMTELEDSFVADVMQAMEDADVGQGWASEGISVQSLAEHLSASSVGIKHKAKSPGEYRERMQVAVQLVCRRLRS, from the coding sequence ATGACAGAGTCAAATTCGACAACGCGAAGGGCCGACATCCTCGACGCCGCCGGCATGGTCTTCCTGCGCTACGGGTTCAAAAAGACGTCGATGGATGATCTTGCTCGTGCGGCCGGTCTTTCGCGACAAGGGCTGTATCTGCATTTTCCGAACAAGGAAGCGCTGTTCGAGGCGATGGTGGTTCGCTCAATGGGTGAACTCAAGAGAAATGCCCAGGAGGCGCTGGCACAAGCGGATGTTGGAATTGCGGACCGCCTGCTCAACGCATTCCAAGCGATGCATGGCGGTGCGGTGGGCTCGGATGCCCTCGACGAACTTATCGCCACAACGGCTGCGATGGTTGGGCCAATGATGACGGAGCTTGAAGATTCGTTCGTTGCCGATGTCATGCAGGCAATGGAAGACGCAGATGTAGGCCAAGGCTGGGCGTCTGAAGGTATTTCAGTGCAAAGTCTGGCCGAGCATTTGTCTGCTTCATCGGTCGGTATCAAACATAAGGCGAAGAGCCCAGGCGAATATCGAGAACGGATGCAAGTCGCAGTTCAACTCGTTTGCCGAAGGCTGCGTTCATGA
- a CDS encoding SDR family NAD(P)-dependent oxidoreductase: METIVITGASDGIGAASARQLKAAGYNMVLVGRSRTKTQALARELDVPFHIADYTSLADVARLASELRQYERIDVLANNAGGVMGGREVTVDGFEKTFQVNHLAPFMLTHLLMDKLIASQAKVIQTASEAANAFGQNFDIDDLNNERNYKPDTAYGHGKLANILFTRELDRRYRSAGISAVAFHPGVVRSNFASDTTHFMKFVYHTPLKYLITISPEKSAHRLVKLVQGKPGEDWRQGEVYNKDQPMTVAFKDDGNIARKLWECSERFLDSWIPIRP; this comes from the coding sequence ATGGAAACAATCGTTATAACCGGCGCCAGCGATGGCATCGGGGCGGCCAGTGCACGCCAATTGAAAGCCGCGGGTTACAACATGGTGCTGGTTGGCCGTTCTCGCACCAAGACGCAAGCGCTCGCACGCGAACTCGATGTCCCGTTTCACATTGCAGACTATACGAGCCTGGCAGACGTAGCACGGCTTGCGTCCGAACTGAGACAGTATGAGCGGATCGATGTCCTTGCAAACAATGCAGGCGGGGTCATGGGAGGGCGAGAGGTGACTGTCGACGGGTTTGAGAAAACCTTCCAGGTGAACCACCTTGCGCCTTTCATGCTCACCCATCTGTTGATGGATAAACTCATTGCGAGCCAAGCGAAGGTCATACAGACCGCGAGTGAAGCGGCGAACGCATTTGGGCAGAATTTCGACATAGACGATCTGAACAACGAGCGGAACTACAAGCCCGACACTGCTTACGGTCACGGCAAGCTCGCCAATATTCTGTTCACACGAGAACTCGACCGCCGCTACCGTTCCGCAGGGATCTCGGCGGTGGCGTTTCATCCAGGCGTCGTGCGCTCGAACTTTGCCAGCGACACCACCCATTTCATGAAATTCGTGTATCACACTCCGCTGAAGTACCTGATCACGATAAGCCCGGAGAAGTCTGCCCACAGACTCGTGAAGCTCGTCCAGGGCAAGCCGGGTGAGGACTGGCGGCAAGGGGAGGTCTATAACAAGGACCAACCCATGACGGTCGCATTCAAGGACGACGGCAATATTGCACGTAAGCTTTGGGAGTGCAGTGAACGGTTTCTCGATAGCTGGATTCCGATTCGGCCCTGA
- a CDS encoding DUF6632 domain-containing protein has product MSDTRRLMALRIVLIVVGLISVFAIWPLMILWPSGWTWHSGHSDYPLMIVGLYATLGVFLLRASRDPLKHLSLIWFTVWSSVVHGAIMAVQSFGVGMDGMNHYGHLLGDVPALFVVAAALAFFTPRGEKARLLAG; this is encoded by the coding sequence ATGAGCGATACTCGACGACTCATGGCTTTGCGCATCGTCTTGATTGTTGTCGGCCTGATCTCCGTGTTCGCGATCTGGCCACTGATGATCCTGTGGCCGTCCGGCTGGACATGGCACAGCGGTCATTCCGACTACCCACTGATGATCGTCGGCCTCTACGCGACTCTTGGCGTGTTCCTGTTGAGGGCTTCGCGTGATCCGCTGAAGCACCTGAGCCTGATCTGGTTCACGGTGTGGTCGAGCGTCGTGCATGGCGCGATCATGGCCGTGCAGTCCTTTGGTGTCGGGATGGACGGAATGAACCATTACGGCCACTTGCTTGGCGATGTGCCCGCGTTGTTCGTTGTCGCGGCGGCGCTGGCGTTCTTCACACCCCGTGGCGAGAAAGCGCGTTTGCTGGCGGGTTGA
- a CDS encoding helix-turn-helix transcriptional regulator — translation MEYIFTLKYQLADDDRTSDELVERLGAAGCDDALVGIGQPGRLALEFTRDAPDAIKAVLSALGDVRRAVPSARLIEVAPDLVGLTDVAEIVGVSRQNMRKLMLAHPSSFPTPVHEGSASIWHLADVLIWLQSKGSYSLTRNVLDVAQAAWQINVAKEGRRLPGLDSKELGALAE, via the coding sequence ATGGAATATATCTTTACCCTGAAATATCAGCTTGCTGACGATGACCGTACCTCGGATGAACTGGTGGAGCGGCTGGGTGCAGCAGGCTGCGACGATGCCCTGGTAGGCATAGGGCAGCCGGGAAGGCTGGCTCTGGAGTTCACGCGTGATGCTCCTGATGCGATTAAGGCCGTGCTTAGCGCTCTGGGCGATGTCCGTCGCGCGGTGCCCTCGGCCAGACTGATTGAGGTCGCTCCTGATCTGGTCGGGTTAACCGATGTAGCCGAGATCGTCGGCGTGTCCCGGCAGAACATGCGCAAGTTGATGTTGGCCCACCCGAGCAGCTTTCCGACGCCCGTACACGAGGGCAGTGCGTCCATCTGGCACTTGGCGGATGTTCTGATCTGGCTGCAGAGCAAGGGCAGTTATTCGCTTACCAGGAACGTGTTGGATGTGGCTCAGGCAGCTTGGCAGATCAACGTTGCGAAAGAAGGCCGGCGTTTACCAGGCTTGGACTCTAAAGAGTTGGGAGCTTTGGCCGAGTAA
- a CDS encoding AAA domain-containing protein has product MVSIRVRGEDKTRQISDWSIKGDRSDALLLVCHFPSGKRFSSPLEECEVAPTRVLSNKLLRTKGSAVLHPIEKAAIYGEKYAVVQYSGSTKNYVFKLSAIEFVAPTRIKDEPLFHYFLSVAHGRVDQAAKPADKVIAENVLRQLNAIPSCSDTALHAYCSRQNGQQAQAGDFIFPFGINESQLQAVERAFTSQISLIEGPPGTGKTQTILNIIANILLRGKTVAVVSNNNSAVANVCEKLGKSGLDYLVAELGSTENREAFFANPRPRPSALPEATPSMERIQVVLQQLKGYLSTRNAVAQLQIEINELEVERRYLQQWQQDNGVQIPPLDKFKLTPQKSADMMAYLAHLGGRRVRIKDRIELLFNFRILRTRPFDNWEKRQSMFYGLQLHYYDKALQEKNVLLKTHQQSLRLGNYQALLDELTSISMKYLKQHLHRQVSTPEPFEAKTYKRKFDEFVKRYPIISSSTHSIINSLPAGAMLDYVIIDEASQQDIVPGVLALGCAKQLIIVGDRKQLAHIPAKLGLAAPQDKEHYDCETYSLLDSCVRVFNGSIPTTLLKEHYRCHPRIIQFCNQQFYDDQLVPMTRDNGENPLSLLVTAKGNHTRKTTNLRELDSLLATLEGGGESAWEGEDGRGFIAPFRAQAALSSTLLPADFVNDTVHKFQGRECDEIVFSTVLDKKSTTPKFLTFVDDPRMVNVAVSRAKNRFTLVTGDDVFTANNGHIAALVRYIEYYAEERQVHRAPVISAFDLLYAEYDQSLERLNQRLRREDSDFKSERIIAQILRETLEREVCRGLMFHSQVPLKQVASTTNASLTPRELEFMGNGSSCDFVLYFKVGKTPLGVLEVDGASHDTPEQARLDALKDSILDKCGIPLLRLRTVESRIEQRVAAFVMQWATSASTDSVG; this is encoded by the coding sequence ATGGTTTCTATCAGGGTGCGCGGTGAGGATAAGACTCGGCAGATCAGCGACTGGTCAATCAAGGGTGATAGGAGCGACGCACTCTTGCTCGTCTGTCATTTTCCTTCCGGCAAACGTTTCTCCAGTCCGCTTGAAGAATGTGAGGTCGCCCCTACCCGAGTGCTGAGTAACAAACTTCTGCGCACGAAGGGCAGTGCGGTGCTTCACCCCATCGAGAAAGCTGCGATCTACGGTGAGAAGTACGCGGTTGTCCAGTATTCCGGAAGTACGAAAAATTACGTGTTCAAGCTGAGCGCTATCGAGTTTGTCGCGCCGACGAGGATCAAGGACGAACCGCTCTTCCACTATTTCCTTTCTGTTGCCCATGGCCGGGTTGATCAGGCCGCGAAGCCAGCGGACAAGGTGATCGCCGAAAATGTGCTGCGCCAACTGAACGCAATACCTTCATGCTCAGATACGGCCTTGCACGCCTACTGTTCCAGACAGAACGGGCAGCAGGCACAAGCGGGAGATTTCATTTTTCCTTTTGGCATCAATGAAAGCCAGCTGCAAGCCGTTGAGCGGGCCTTCACGTCGCAGATCAGTTTGATCGAAGGCCCTCCCGGCACTGGCAAGACCCAGACCATTCTGAACATCATCGCTAATATCCTGTTGCGTGGGAAAACGGTGGCGGTGGTGTCCAATAACAATTCGGCCGTGGCGAATGTCTGCGAAAAGCTGGGTAAGTCTGGGCTCGATTATCTGGTCGCCGAGTTGGGTAGCACTGAGAATCGCGAGGCATTTTTCGCCAATCCGCGTCCTCGCCCCTCAGCGCTTCCCGAAGCCACGCCTTCGATGGAGCGGATCCAGGTTGTCCTGCAACAGCTCAAGGGGTATCTGAGTACCCGCAATGCTGTGGCGCAGTTGCAGATAGAAATCAATGAGCTGGAGGTGGAGCGTCGCTACCTGCAGCAGTGGCAGCAGGATAACGGCGTACAGATACCGCCCCTGGATAAATTCAAGCTGACCCCGCAAAAGTCCGCAGACATGATGGCCTATCTGGCCCACCTGGGAGGTCGTCGCGTCAGGATCAAGGACAGAATCGAACTGCTGTTCAATTTCAGGATTCTACGCACCCGGCCGTTCGACAACTGGGAAAAGCGTCAGTCAATGTTCTATGGCCTGCAGCTCCATTATTACGACAAGGCGCTACAGGAAAAAAATGTGCTGTTGAAAACCCATCAGCAGTCTTTGCGACTCGGCAATTACCAGGCGCTGCTGGATGAACTGACCAGCATTTCGATGAAATACCTCAAGCAGCACCTGCATCGACAGGTGTCGACCCCCGAACCCTTTGAGGCCAAGACCTACAAGCGCAAATTTGATGAGTTCGTGAAACGCTATCCGATTATTTCCAGTAGTACGCATTCGATCATCAACTCGCTTCCAGCCGGGGCGATGCTCGACTACGTGATTATCGACGAGGCCTCGCAGCAGGACATTGTCCCGGGAGTATTGGCGTTGGGTTGCGCGAAGCAACTGATCATTGTTGGCGACAGGAAACAACTGGCGCATATCCCTGCAAAGCTGGGCCTGGCAGCGCCCCAGGATAAGGAGCACTACGATTGCGAGACATACAGCCTGCTTGATTCGTGCGTCCGTGTGTTCAACGGTTCCATTCCGACGACGCTGCTCAAGGAGCACTATCGCTGTCACCCGCGGATCATTCAGTTTTGCAATCAGCAGTTTTACGACGACCAATTGGTCCCGATGACGAGGGACAACGGGGAAAACCCTCTGTCGCTGCTGGTCACCGCCAAGGGTAACCACACGCGAAAGACCACTAACCTTCGGGAACTGGATTCGCTGTTGGCGACGCTGGAAGGTGGGGGCGAAAGCGCATGGGAGGGGGAGGATGGCAGAGGCTTCATTGCACCATTCAGGGCTCAGGCCGCTCTTTCGAGCACGCTTTTGCCGGCTGACTTCGTCAATGACACCGTGCACAAGTTCCAGGGGCGCGAATGCGATGAGATCGTTTTTTCCACCGTCTTGGACAAAAAGAGTACTACTCCGAAGTTCCTGACGTTCGTGGATGATCCTCGTATGGTCAATGTAGCTGTGTCTCGAGCTAAAAATCGATTTACCTTGGTCACGGGAGATGATGTCTTCACGGCGAACAACGGGCATATCGCAGCGCTGGTGCGCTACATCGAATATTACGCAGAGGAAAGACAGGTGCATCGTGCGCCCGTGATCTCGGCCTTCGATCTGCTTTACGCGGAGTACGATCAATCGCTCGAACGCCTCAATCAGCGATTGCGGCGGGAAGATTCCGATTTCAAGTCAGAGCGGATCATTGCGCAGATCCTGCGTGAGACGCTGGAACGGGAGGTCTGCCGGGGGCTCATGTTCCACTCACAGGTTCCGTTGAAGCAAGTGGCCTCAACCACCAACGCGAGCCTGACCCCGCGGGAGCTGGAGTTCATGGGCAACGGCTCCAGTTGTGATTTCGTGCTCTATTTCAAGGTTGGGAAAACACCGCTGGGCGTACTGGAAGTTGATGGGGCCAGCCATGACACGCCGGAGCAGGCGAGACTCGACGCCTTGAAAGACAGCATCCTGGACAAGTGCGGTATCCCTTTACTGCGTTTGCGTACCGTTGAAAGCCGCATTGAACAACGGGTCGCGGCATTTGTGATGCAGTGGGCAACCAGTGCCTCAACGGACTCTGTGGGGTAA
- a CDS encoding multicopper oxidase family protein, giving the protein MSFTRRQILGGLAGLVVVGVGAGGASRYWLGKRADAEAGHDYELIAAPLDVELVAGHKTQAWAFGPSAPGTELRVRQGEWLRVRFINHLPVATTIHWHGIRLPLEMDGVPYVSQLPVLPGEYFDYKFRVPDAGSYWYHPHVNSSEELGRGLVGPLIIEEREPTGFKYEKTLSLKSWHVDEQGEFVEFSIPREAARGGTAGRLSTINGVPEAVIDLPAGQITRVRLLNLDNTLTYRINIPGVEAQIYALDGNPIEPRPLGKEYWLGPGMRICLAIKAPAAGEELSLRNGPVRLGTLRSVPNNDAPPQWPPALPANPVSEPDLANAEKLNFNFEWVGSVSVDTDNGKPPSLWQINGKAWDITDKTCADRPIATLKKGQSYIFELKNMTQYQHPVHLHGMSFKVIASNRHKVIPYFTDTYLLGKNERAQVALVADNPGVWMFHCHVIDHMETGLMAAIEVA; this is encoded by the coding sequence ATGTCGTTTACCCGTCGCCAAATACTCGGTGGCCTGGCCGGTCTTGTTGTCGTGGGCGTTGGCGCGGGAGGCGCATCGCGGTATTGGTTGGGCAAGCGGGCGGATGCCGAGGCTGGGCACGACTATGAGTTGATTGCGGCGCCTTTGGACGTCGAGCTGGTGGCCGGGCACAAGACCCAGGCTTGGGCCTTTGGGCCATCGGCGCCGGGCACTGAGTTGCGGGTGCGTCAGGGCGAGTGGTTGCGGGTACGCTTCATCAATCACCTGCCGGTCGCCACCACCATCCACTGGCACGGCATCCGCCTGCCGCTGGAGATGGACGGAGTGCCGTATGTCTCGCAACTGCCGGTGCTGCCGGGTGAATACTTCGATTATAAATTCCGCGTGCCGGACGCCGGCAGCTATTGGTACCACCCCCACGTCAACAGCAGCGAAGAGCTGGGACGTGGGCTGGTGGGGCCGCTGATCATTGAAGAGCGCGAGCCCACCGGCTTCAAATACGAAAAGACCCTGAGCCTTAAGAGCTGGCATGTGGATGAGCAGGGCGAGTTTGTAGAGTTCAGCATCCCTCGCGAGGCGGCCCGTGGCGGGACGGCCGGGCGGTTGTCGACCATCAACGGTGTGCCGGAGGCGGTGATCGACCTGCCGGCCGGGCAGATCACCCGGGTGCGCCTGCTCAACCTCGACAATACCCTGACCTACCGGATCAACATTCCCGGGGTCGAAGCGCAGATCTATGCCCTGGACGGCAATCCCATCGAACCGCGCCCGCTGGGCAAGGAATACTGGCTCGGCCCGGGCATGCGCATCTGCCTGGCGATCAAGGCGCCGGCGGCCGGGGAAGAGCTGTCGTTGCGCAACGGCCCGGTGCGCCTGGGCACCCTGCGTTCAGTGCCCAACAATGATGCGCCGCCCCAATGGCCGCCCGCGTTGCCGGCCAACCCGGTGTCGGAGCCGGACCTGGCCAATGCCGAGAAACTCAACTTCAATTTCGAGTGGGTCGGTTCGGTGTCGGTTGACACGGACAACGGCAAGCCACCGAGCCTGTGGCAGATCAACGGCAAGGCCTGGGACATTACTGACAAGACCTGCGCCGACCGGCCGATTGCCACGCTGAAAAAGGGCCAGAGCTATATTTTCGAATTGAAGAACATGACCCAGTACCAGCATCCGGTCCATTTGCACGGGATGAGCTTCAAGGTGATCGCGTCCAACCGCCACAAGGTCATTCCGTATTTCACCGACACCTACCTGCTGGGCAAGAACGAGCGGGCGCAGGTGGCATTGGTGGCGGATAACCCGGGTGTGTGGATGTTCCACTGCCATGTGATCGACCACATGGAAACCGGCCTGATGGCCGCCATCGAGGTGGCGTGA
- the tadA gene encoding tRNA adenosine(34) deaminase TadA, whose translation MRQIRPARIIDRSRDQDFMREALALAAQGAALGEVPVGAVLVQDGEIIGRGFNCPISGHDPSAHAEMVAIRAAAQAVSNYRLPGSTLYVTLEPCSMCAGLIVHSRIARVVYGALEPKAGIVQSQGQFFSQAFLNHRVMFEGGVLAEECSTVLSEFFKARRAKPSD comes from the coding sequence ATGCGCCAGATTCGCCCCGCCCGGATCATCGACCGCAGCCGCGACCAGGACTTCATGCGCGAAGCCCTGGCGCTGGCCGCGCAAGGGGCGGCCCTGGGCGAGGTGCCGGTGGGCGCGGTGCTGGTGCAGGACGGCGAGATCATCGGGCGCGGCTTCAACTGCCCGATCAGCGGCCACGACCCCAGCGCCCATGCGGAAATGGTCGCCATCCGCGCCGCCGCCCAGGCCGTGAGCAACTATCGCCTGCCCGGCAGCACCCTCTATGTGACGCTCGAACCGTGCAGCATGTGCGCCGGCCTGATCGTCCACTCCCGCATCGCCCGGGTCGTCTACGGCGCCCTGGAGCCCAAGGCCGGCATCGTGCAGAGCCAGGGGCAGTTTTTCAGCCAGGCATTTCTGAACCATCGGGTGATGTTCGAGGGGGGGGTGTTGGCGGAGGAATGCAGCACGGTGCTGAGCGAGTTCTTCAAGGCGCGCAGGGCCAAACCGTCAGACTAA
- the cmoB gene encoding tRNA 5-methoxyuridine(34)/uridine 5-oxyacetic acid(34) synthase CmoB has product MIDLSPLARRLAGTPLADWAATLQTQLDTKMEKGHGDLERWQSALDALPMLQPSEIDLLNGLTLDTDCSDETRAQMRTALMGLSPWRKGPFDLFGVHVDTEWRSDWKWSRVAPHLDLKGKRILDVGCGNGYYMWRMLGAGADTVIGVDPNWLFFCQFQAVQRYLSQPNAWHLPFPFEDLPPDLEGFDTVFSMGVFYHRRSPIEHLLALKDCLIKGGELVLETLVIEGDEHQVLVPEDRYAQMRNVWFLPSVPALERWLRRAGFSDVRCVDVSLTTVEEQRGTEWMKYQSLSDFLDPDDHSKTIEGLPAPMRAVIVARK; this is encoded by the coding sequence ATGATTGATCTGTCCCCCCTCGCCCGCCGCCTGGCCGGCACGCCCCTGGCCGACTGGGCCGCTACGCTGCAGACGCAACTCGATACCAAAATGGAAAAGGGCCATGGCGACCTGGAGCGTTGGCAGAGTGCCCTCGACGCCTTGCCGATGCTGCAACCGAGCGAAATCGACCTGTTGAACGGCCTGACCCTCGACACCGATTGCAGCGACGAAACCCGTGCGCAGATGCGCACCGCGCTGATGGGCCTGTCGCCGTGGCGCAAGGGTCCGTTCGACCTGTTTGGCGTGCACGTGGACACCGAATGGCGCTCGGACTGGAAATGGTCGCGGGTGGCGCCGCACCTGGACCTGAAGGGCAAGCGCATCCTCGATGTCGGCTGTGGCAACGGTTACTACATGTGGCGGATGCTCGGCGCCGGGGCCGACACGGTGATCGGCGTCGACCCCAACTGGCTGTTCTTCTGCCAGTTCCAGGCGGTGCAGCGCTATCTGTCGCAGCCCAATGCCTGGCACTTGCCGTTCCCCTTCGAAGACCTGCCGCCGGATCTGGAAGGCTTCGACACGGTGTTTTCCATGGGGGTGTTCTACCATCGCCGCTCGCCTATCGAGCACTTGCTGGCCCTCAAGGACTGCCTGATCAAGGGCGGTGAGCTGGTGCTGGAAACCCTGGTGATCGAGGGCGACGAACATCAGGTGCTGGTGCCCGAGGACCGCTACGCGCAGATGCGCAACGTGTGGTTCCTGCCTTCGGTGCCGGCCCTGGAGCGCTGGCTGCGCCGCGCCGGTTTCAGCGATGTGCGCTGCGTCGACGTCAGCCTGACCACTGTTGAAGAACAGCGCGGCACCGAGTGGATGAAGTATCAGTCGCTGAGTGACTTTCTCGATCCCGATGACCACAGCAAGACCATCGAAGGCTTGCCGGCGCCGATGCGGGCGGTGATTGTGGCGCGTAAATAA